CGACCGTGCGTTACGAACTCCGGGACGGCGACCCGGTCATCAAGTCGGTCAACGAGGCCTTCGAGGAGACCTTCGGCTACAGCGAGGCCGAGGCGCGGGGCGAGTCGATAGACGACCTGCTGGTGCCCGACGACCTGCAGGGCGAGGCCGGGCGACTCAACGAGCGAGTCCGGCAGGGCGAGCGCGTCGATGCGGAGGTCAAGCGGACCGCCGACGGCGGCGTCCGGGACTTCCTGCTCCGGAACGCCGAGGTGTCGGGCGACGACGGGAACTACGTCATCTACACCGACATCACCGAGCGCAAACAGCGCGAGGAGATGCTCGACGCGCTCCACCGGACGACCCGCGACCTGATGTCCGCCGAGCGCCAGCGCGACATCTGCGAGACCGCGGTCGAGACGGCCCGGAACGTCCTCGACATCCCTCACGCGACCGTCTTCCGGTGGGACGACGACTCGGAACTGCTGGAACCCTTCATCATGCCGGAGGACACCATCACGACCATCGGCGAGGCCCCGGCGTTAGAGCGAGGCGAGGGCATCGTCGGGACCGTGTTCGCAGACGGCGAGTCGGCGCACCTCGAAAACGCGTGGAATGACCCCCGAGCGGCAGAGAACGGCTCTTCGAGCATCCGAGCGTTCGGCGCGTTCCCGCTGGGCGATTGGGGCGTGATGACCGTCGCCTCCGCGGAGGTGGGCACGTTCGACGACTACGAGATAGACCTCGTGCGGGTGCTGGCGGCCAACACCGAGGTCGCGCTCAATCGGGCGGCCCGCGAGGCCGAACTCGCCGACCAGCGAAGCCAACTCGCGGAACTCGACCGCATCAACGAGGTCATCCGCGACGTGGACCAACTGCTGGTTCGGGCCTCGACCCGCGAGGAGATGGAGCAGGCGGTCTGCGACCGACTCGCCGAGTCGGCCCACTATCGGTTCGCGTGGACCGGGAAGGCGATGGCAGGGGCGAATCAGGCCGAACCGAGCGCCTTCGCGGGCGTCGAGGAGGGCTACCTCGAAGCCATCACCGAGATGCGCGACGAAACTCCTCGCGGGCCTGCCCAGAAAGCCCTCGAAACCGCGGCGGTGCAGGTCGTCCAGAACGTCCCCGAGGACGACGGCTTCGCACCGTGGCGCGAGCAGGCGCTGGAACGGGGCTATCGCTCGGCGGCCGCCATCCCCCTGCGCTATCGGGAGACGGTCTACGGCGTCTTGTGCGTCTACGCCGACCGGGCGAACGCCTTCGACGACCGCGAGCAGGCGGTGCTGGCCGAACTCGGCGAGACCATCGGTCACGCCATCAACGCGGCCGAGAGCAAGAAGGCGCTCCTCTCGGACGCCGTGGTCGAAGTCGAGTTCGAGATTCGTGACGGCGAGGGGTTCTTCGCCCGAATTCCCCGCGAGGAGGGCGGCGAGTTCGCGCTCGACGGCGTGACCATGACCACGGACGGGTCGTTCGTCTACTTCATGACCGCCGAGGGAATCGACCCCGACCGGGTGCTGGAGAGCGCCGAGTCAGCCGACGACATCGGGCAGGCCCGCCTCGTCAACGAACACGACGACGGCAACCTGTTCGAGTTCGTCTACACCGGCCCGTCGCCGCTCGAAGAACTGGCCAATCACGGCGGGACCCTCCGGGACGCCAAGTTCACCGCGAACGGTGGCCGGAGCGTGGTCGAACTCCCGCGGAACGTGGACGTGCGCTCGGCGGTCGAGTCGATTCAGGACTCGATTCCCGGCACCAAGGTCGTGGCCCGCCGGGAACGCGAGCGACCGGAGCGCACCGTCGAGGAGTTCCGCGCGACGCTGGAGGACGACCTGACCGAGCGCCAGCGGTCGGCCCTCGACGCGGCCTACTACGCCGGGTTCTTCGAGTGGCCTCGGGAGAGTACCGGCGAGGAGGTCAGCGAGTCGCTCGGGGTTTCGGCCCCGACCTTCCACCAGCATCTGCGGGTCGGCGAGCGGAAACTCCTCTCGGCGTTCTTGGACGAATAAGGGGTTTTTACGGCGGTTTCGGTCGGCGAACCAACCGCCATCCTCGGCGGACTGAAAGGGCGAGCGCGGTTCGCGTTTGCGTGGTCGTCTCCGGCGGCCCTATTCGAGCGCCGAGCGAAGCGAGGTGCGAGAATATCCGCTGGAGCGACCGCGAACCGCGCGAGGGCTTTCGATACCTCCGTCGCTGTTTTTGTGGCAGAGTTGGATAGGTCACGAGAAACAAGGTTGGAAGCGAGAGGAAGCTAGCTACTGCCGAAACCGAGGCGTCTACCGCACAGCACCGCACCGCTACCGCGGGCCACACCCTCCCCAACCGATTGCGTTGCTCGTCGCTTCGCTCCTGCGCTACTCATCCCTCGCGCGGTTCGGCGCGGCATGAACGCCGCGCCAGCACGCGCCAGACACAAGTAGAGATGTTGTAAAGAATTGTATTTATATTTTAGGAGAGTGTAAAGGTTGCTCAAAAATTCAGAACGTGTAGCCGTGCTTTTCGGTGACGTGGTGGGCCGCGGTGCCCCAGATGTAGTCCTCGCCGGGCCACCACGTCCGGGCGTTGTTGAACCCGCCGACCAGCACGCCCGCGTCGGGATTGTCGGGGTCCGGATGGTAGTTGACCGACCCGCTGTCGCCGTCGCTGAAACCGGACTCCTCGCCCCACTTGAGTTGGCCCTGCTTGCAGATGGCCCCGTAGGCGCAGGTGAAACCGTCTACCGCCTGAATCTTGCCGGTGGTGTGGCCCGTCTTGACGCCGATTTTTTCGAGGCCCTCGCCTTCGGCCTTGAGGTCCGCGAGGCCGACTTTGGTGAACTGCCCGAGGACCCGGCCGGGCGACTCCCGGCGGATGCGCGAGAGCGGTTCGTACCCCTCGACGGGCCGGGCGCAAATCATGTCCGACTTGGGGTAGCCAGACCGGACCGCCCCGATTTCGGTCCGACTGCCGTCCAGCAGGTAGAGCGGTTCGCCCGCGTTGCCGGTCCCGCCGAAGACGTGGTTCGCGGTGGCGAAGTACCGCGACCCGTCGGCGGGGTCCCGCATCGCCGGCGCGAGCGTGCCGTAGAGTTTTTCGCTGGCGACGGCGACGCTCCCCGGCACGCCCCCGTCGTCGGTGGTCGCGTCAGCGCCCGACGCATCCAACTCCTCGACTGCGCTCGGAGTCGCCGCCGCACCCGGACGCTGACTCCGGCGCACGTCCCCGGCCTGCACCCGGCGGACCTCGACCGGCGTGTCCTCGACTCGCTCGGGGACCGCGCCGCGGGCCTCCTCGGACGTGATTTCGACCCGGATACTCGCGTTTCGCCCGCCGTACTCGCCGGGTTCGACCGCCGAACTCGCCACCTCGTCGTGATGGCGCACCGTCAGATTCCGGTGGGCCGCCAGCGCCGACCGGAAGTCGTCGTACCAGTCGGCGGGCACCGTCTTGCGCCGCGGCCGGAGTTCGCCGGACTCCTCGTCGCGGGTTAGACCGTAGACCACCGGCACCTCGTCTCGACTCGCCGCCCGCACGTCCTCCGCGGAGAGGAGACTCGCCGAGAGCGCACCGAACCCCAGACTCAGAAGCGTATCGACGAACCGCCGCCGTCCCATCGTCCCCACGCTCTCGTCGTGGACGGCGCTGGTCCGCGTGTCGTCGTGTTCCCCCATTTCCCGCATACCTGTACGCCGGACTGTCACTTGAAACTGCTTGCCCGCCCGCGATTCGAGCCGGTTGATACAAGTCGAAAGAGCCGCCTGTGAAAAGTTAGCAGGCAACTAGCAATCCCCGGTGAATCCGCCGCGGATACGCTCAACCGAACAATCCACCAGCGAACGCCCTGCTGACCGACAACCATGGGTGGGGTGAAGGGGCCGGTCGCTCGCGTGACCGCGAGCGGCCGGGGGCTTCAAAAATCGTCTTCTCCGCCGTAACAGCAGTCGTTTTCCCGGCTTCTGTTTTTAGGTCGCTCCCAGAACAGCGTCAGTTTCGACCGATTCCGCGGCGTCGAGCGAGCAAATCGCGTCGATGTCGGTCTGCTCGACTTCGACCAGCACGCGGTCGAACGCCAGTTCCCGGAGGACCTCGCCGCCGAGGGATTCGACCTCCTCGGCGAGCGCAGGGGTATCGGTCTCCTCGGCGTCGTCGGTCACGTTCTCGGACTTATCCTCAGCCAGCGTCACCACCAGCCGAATCGTCTCGCCGGGAATCGGGTCGCGCCGGAGCGACCGCACGGTGTGGCTCACGTAGGTCATAGCTCGGTTTAGAGCGGTTCCCACGTCCGCGGCGAGTCGTTCAGTCGCTCGCAACCGTCGTCGGTGACGACCACGAGGTCCTCGATTCGGACGCCGAACTCGCCCGGCAGGTAGATGCCCGGTTCGACGCTGAACACCATCCCCGGTTCGAGTTCGGTCTCGTTACCTTCCACGATGTAGGGACTCTCGTGAACGTCGAGGCCGACGCCGTGGCCGGTCCGGTGGACGAACTCGTCGCCGTACCCGGCCTCCTCGATGACCTCGCGCGCTTTCCGGTCGATGTCCTCGGCGAGGACACCCGGTTCGACCGCTTCGACCGCTGTCTGCTGGGCCTCGCGGACGGTTTCGTGGACCTCCTCGTAGCCTGCCGGCGGGTCGCCCGCGAACACGACCGTCCGGGTCTGGTCGCCGGGGTAGTTGTCCACGTAGGCCCCGAAGTCGAGGACCACGGGGTCGCCGCGCTGGATTTCCCGGTCCCCGTGGCGGTGGTGGGGTTTGGCACCGTTCGGCCCGGACCCGGCGATGGTGCCGAACGCGGCTTCCTCGCCACCGGCGTCACCGAGTCGGCGCTCGATTTCCGCTACGAGTTCCGATTCGGTCATGCCGACGGCCTCCTCGCCGAGTTCCCGGATTTCGACGCTCACTCGGTCTGCCAGCGTTCCTGCTCGCCGGAGGGCGTCGATTTCGGTCTCGTCTTTGCGCATCCGGAGGTCCTCGAACACCTCGCTGGCGAGGCCGAACGTCGCTTCCGAGAGCGTCTCGCGCAGGTCTTGGGTGAACAGCGCCCACATCGTGTCGTCCACGAGGAGATGGCCCCCGCGCAGGTCCATGTCGTCCGCCACCTCGGCCACGAGGTCGGTCGGGTCCTCGCCGTCTGCCCAGAGCCGAACGTCCTCGACCCACGAGGAGTCCCGAATCTGCTCGTCGTACATCTCGGGTGCGACGAAGGCGGGGGTTCCCTCTTGGGGGACGAACAGGAACAGGTGTCGCTCGCCCGGTTCCTCGCGGAATCCGGAGGCGTAGAACAGGTTCGTACTCGGAAAGAGGACGGCCGCGTCCGCACCGACCTCGGCCAGTCGCCGTTGGCATCGCCGGGTTCGCTCCTCGAAGGCGTTCATGCGAGAGGGTTGCTCGGGACGCGATTTAAAAGTAGGGACGGGCAGTCGAAGCCGAGTCAGTAGTGACCCAGCAGGCCCTCGCTTCGAGCCCTGACGCTCGCCCGGTAGAAGCAGTAGTAGCCCGCAGAGAGATAGACGACGCTGGTGGCGACGAGGATAGCGAGTTCTCCCGCCGGGAACTCCCAGAGCCGGGTGCCGTCCCGCATCGCGGTTCGCAGGAGATAGCTCCCCTGCGAGATGGGGAGGAGTTTCAGGTAGGCCAGCCTATCGACCGGCGCGGCGATGAGCGCGATGAACCCGAACTGGACGAGTTGGAAGATGCTCTCGATGCGCTTGTAGACCAGCGCGAGGCCCCCGAACAGGAAGCCGATGCCGAGGACCGCCAACAGGGTCAGTCCCACCAGCGGAAGCACCGTGAGGGGGTCGATGATGAGCCATCTGCCGGTCATCGCCATCATGATGACCAGCAGGGTGCCCGACCACAGCAGGCTCATGAAGACGTTGACGACGGTCTTGACGACCATGACGGTTCCGAACCCGTGGGGCGACATGTAGAGTCGTTCCAGCGTGCCCCACTGAGCCTCGCGGGTGACGCTCCACGCCAACCCGGAGTAGGCTATCGTGGATAGGGTAAACAGGAAGAATCCGACGATGATGCCTTCGAGCGACCGGGTGAGCGCCGCACCGGCGACTGCTCGCCCGCCGAAGAAGATGAGCGCGAAGAAGATAATCATCGTCAGGAACTGCGCGCCGGTGTTGACCGGATACCGGACCAGCAGGATGAACTTCTTGTAGAGGACGACCTTCGCCAGCGCGGCCAGCGAGGGGTCGTCGGACGTATCGGCGTCAGCGGTCGCCATCGGCGCTCACCCCCGAAGCGACTGCGCCGCCGGCGTTCGCATCCGGGCCGTCCTCGGATCGGTCGGACGACGAGGCCGAGTCGTCGCCGGTCTTCTCGGGACCGGTCTCAGTGAGCCTGAGAAAGACCTCTTGAAGGTCCGGTTCGACCGATTCCACGTCGCGTAGCTCTTGGTCGGCCGCGTTGAGGAGGTCGAACACGTCGTAGAGTTCGTCGCCCTCGGTCGCGGTGAACCCAATCGTGAACCGGTCGCCGTGGTCGGTGCAGTCGGCGTCTACCGCCCGCTCGACCCGGCGCTGAACGTCCTCCTCGACCGGCGGTTCGACCGTGACCTCGTACTGGCGGGTTCGGAACAGGTCCAGCAGGGCATCCACTTCGTCGTACTCCACGACCCCGCCGTCGTTGAGGACTAACACCTTGTCACAGACGGTCTCGATAACGTCCATGTCGTGACTGCTCAGGACGATAGTCACGTCCTCGCGCTCGGCGAGTCTGCTGAGTTCCGTCCGGAGTTCGAGCGAGGTTTCGATGTCCAACCCAAGCGTGGGTTCGTCCATGAACACCACGTCAACGTCGCGGGCCAGCGTCGAGGCCAGCGAGGTCTTCTGTTTCATGCCCCGCGAGAGGTCGTTGACCGGGGTGTCCGCGCGGTCCGCGAGACCGAACTGCTCCAACAGCGATTCGTGACGGTCGCGCAGGTCCTCGGGGTCGTCCCCGCCGAGACCGGCGAAAAACGAGAGGTTCTCCTGAACAGTCAACCGCCAGTAGATGTTTCGCGCGCCCTCGAGAATCGCGCCGACTTTGCCGTAGGCGTCGTCTGGGTTGTCGTGAACGTCGATGCCCGCGATTTCGACCGTCCCCGAGTCGGGGACGATAAGTCCGAGCATCGACTTGATGGTCGTCGTCTTCCCGGCACCGTTGGGACCGAGGAGACCGACGACCGTTCCCGTCTCGATTTCGAAGGAAACGTCGTCTATCGCCGTGACGGCCTCCTCGCCCTCGCCGAAGGTCTTTCGCAGACCCTCGACATGGATTGCAGGTTTCTCGACCGATTCCGTGCCATCACTCATAATGTGGTTCGTTAATTTTACTCATTCGACCCATTTTAATTGTTGTGCTTGTTGTCCCACGTAGCTCACTTCCGGCCCGAGTGTCGAGCAACGCCGACCGACGACCGACTCGACAGCGCGCGTCGCGGTGAGAAACGGCACCGCGACGACTGACATACAGCGGCGACGGGACGTTAGATAATTATATAATTCTTAAACAAATATTTCCCCATTCTATAGAAATATTTTCCTACATTCGGTATCGCGCTCTCCCACTTCTGACCCCCAATCACGTCCAGTCAGCGACTGTCCACGTCAGCGACCGCCCCGTCAGCTAAGTAGAACGCCATAGTACGCCACTCGTGGTTCGGGAGCAAGTGGCCGAGTTCTCGGTCGAGTACGTGCAAGCACTGGACGAGGAGGGGACCCTCGACGACGAGCAGGCACCCGACGTGGACGACGAGGACCTCCTCGAACTGTATCGACTGATGCGCCTCGCCCGGCGAACCGACGAGCGGGCCGTCGCGCTCCAGCGCCGGGGCGAGTCGGGGACCTACGCCCCCGGAATCGGGCAGGAGGCCGCGCAGGTCGGGTCGGCGTTCGCGCTCGCGAGAGACGACTGGATGGTGCCGTCCTTCCGGGAGAGCGCGGCCTACCTCACCCGAGGAGCGCCGGTCCACCGACTCCTCTGGTACGCGATGGGGATGGAGGAGGGCGCGGAGGTCGCCGACCGCAACATGCCGCCCTCGATTCCGGTCGGTTCGCAGGCCCTCCACGCCGCCGGTCTCGGGTGGGGCCAAGCAATCCGCAGAGACGAGACGGCCACCCTGACCTACTTCGGCGACGGCGCGACGAGTCAGGGCGACGTGTACGAGGCCATGAACGTCTCGGGGGTCTTGGACGCTCACACGGTCTTCTTCTGCCAGAACAACCAGTGGGCCATCTCGGTCCCCCGCGAGCGCCAGAGCCGTGCCGAGACGCTGGCCCAGAAGGCGATTTCGGCGGGCATCGAGGGAATCCAAGTGGACGGCAACGACGTGCTGGGCGTCCTCGGCGTCGCGCGGGACGCGCTCGAATCGGCCCGAAACGGAAATCCCGTACTGGTCGAGGCGCTGACCTACCGCCAGTCGATGCACACGACCAGCGACGACCCGCGGGTCTACCGGAGCGAGGACGACGAGGGCGACTGGGACGCCCGCGACCCAATCGTCCGGTTCGAGCGCTATCTCAGAGACGAAGGCGTGCTGGACGACGACCGGGCGGCCGAAATCGCCGACGACATCGAGGCGCTCCTGAGCGACGAAATCGACCGGGCGCGAGGCGGCAGAGAGGAGGTCGAACCCGCGGAGATGTTCGACCACGTGTTCGCCGAGACGCCGCCGGAACTCCGGCGACAGAAGGAGGCCTTCGAGCGCGAGGAGAGCGAGGAGGGCGAGACCGGCCCCGCGAGCGCCGAGGACGGACTCCGAGGGGAGCGCGAGGCCGGGGGCGCAGAAATTCCCGAGAGCGTCGAGAAGCAAAGAGACGGGACCGCCGACGAGCAAAGAGACGAGGACGACGAGGTGGACGACCGTGGCTAACGAAATCCGCCTCGTGGAGGCGATTCGACAGGCCCTCGACGAGGAGATGGCGCGCGACGAATCGGTAATCGTCTACGGCGAGGACGTGGGCGTCAACGGCGGCGTCTTCCGGGCGACCAAGGACCTCATCGAGGAGTACCCCGAGCAGGTCTACGACACTCCTCTCGCTGAGGCCGCCATCCTCGGCCTCGGCGTCGGTCTCGCCGGGGCCGGGTTTCGGCCCGTGCCGGAAATTCAGTTCGCCAGTTTCGCGTATCAGGGCTTCCACCAACTCGTCCAACACGCGAGTCGGATGCGGAGCAGGACCCGCGGGACGCTCGGCGTGCCGATGACCGTCCGGATGCCCTACGGCGGGGGCATCCGGGCGCTCGAACTCCACTCCGAGAGTTACGAGGCCGGATTCGCCCACGTTCCGGGTCTGAAGACGGTCGTGCCTGCAAATCCCGCCGACGCCAAGGGCCTGCTGACCGCCGCGATTCGGGACCCCGACCCCGTAATCGTCCTCGAACCGACCAGTCGCTACCGGGCCTCCCGCGAGTCCGTGCCGGAGGGCGAACACGTCGTCCCCCTCGGGGAGGCCGAAGTCGTGAGCGAGGGCGAGGAGGTAACGGTCGTGGCGTGGGGCGCGATGGTAGCCGAGACCATCGAGGCTGTCGAGGACGCCGACGCGGACGCCGAGGTCATCGACCTCCGGACCGTCTCGCCGATGGACTCGGAAGCGATTCTGGCCTCGGTCCGGAAGACCGGTCGGTGCGTCGTGGTCCACGAGGCCCCCAGAACCGGCGGCCTCGCCGCGGAAATCGTCGCCCGCATCAACGACGACGCGCTCTACTATCTGGAGTCGCCGGTCGAGCGAGTGACAGGCTACGACGTGCCCTTCCCGATGTTCGCCCGCGAGGCGGCTTACCGGCCCGACGCCGACCGGATTCGGCGGGGAATCGAGCGAGTGCTGTCGGCGTGAAAGCTAAGCGAGTCGGCGTTGTCACCCCATCGGGGGATTCGAATGCAAGCATTCGTGATGAACGGAATCGGCGAGACGGGATTCGCCGAGAAGGACCGACCGGAACCGGGGCCGAACGACGCGATACTGAAACCGACCAAGGCGCTCATCTGCACGTCGGACGTTCACACCGTCCACGGCGCAATCGGCGAGCGCGAGGACCTGACGCTGGGCCACGAGGCCGTCGGCGTCGTGGACGAAGTTGGCTCGGAAGTCGAGGAGTTCGCCGAGGGCGACAGGGTGGCGGTCGGAGCCATCACGCCCGACTGGGGGTCTGAGGCCGCCCAAGACGGCCACTCCTCGCAGTCCGGCGGCGCGCTCGGCGGGTGGAAGTTCGCCAACGAGAAAGACGGCGCATTCGCCGAGTACGTCCACGTCAACGACGCCGACGCGAATCTGGCCCACATCCCGGAGGGCGTCGAAGACGAGGAGGCCGTCTACGTCTGCGACATGCTCAGCACGGGATTCACCGCGGCCGAGAACGCCGAGATTCCGATGGGCGGGACGGTGGCCGTCTTCGCGCAGGGACCGGTCGGCCTGATGGCGACCAAGGGCGCGGAACTACAGGGCGCGGGCCGAATCATCGCCGTCGAGAGCGTCCCGGAGCGACAGGAGTTGGCCCGCAAGTACGGCGCGGACGAAGTGGTGAATTTCGAGGAAGTGGACCCGGTAGAGAAGATTCTGGAACTGACCGCCGACGAGGGAGACCCGGCAGGCGTCGATGCCGCAATCGAGGCCCTCGGCAGGGAGGAGACGCTGGCCGACTGCGTGGCGGTGACGAAACCCGGTGGAACTATCTCTAACGTCGGCTACTACGGCGAGGGCGAGACAGTCGGGATTCCGAGAGAGGCGTGGGGCGTCGGCATGGCCGAGAAGGACATCGTGACCGACCTCTGCCCCGGCGGGCGGGTTCGCCTCCGGCGACTCCTGCGACTCATCGACGCCGGCCGGGTGGACCCGACGCCGATGACGACCCACGAGTTTGACTTCGAGGACATCGACGAGGCTTTCGAGTTGATGGCGTCGAAAGAAGACGGCGTTATCAAACCGCTGGTGACGTTCTGAGGTGCGTGGCCGGGGGACAGTTCATTTCGGTCAATCGGCGTCGGAGCGAACGCCGCTCGCCCGATAGACTGTCTCGTCCAGTCGGAGTTCGCCGCGGGCGAGATAGACCCACGCGAGGACGAACAGACAAATCACGCTCAGGCGGACCAGTTTGACCTCGAGGTTCGCCGTCAGCGTCGTTCGGGTAAGTTCCACGAATTGGGGCACCGCCACTCCGGCTATCGTCCGCCCGTACAGGAGTTCCGTCAGGACGCGACCGAAGTGAATCCCGACCGGGAGACCCAACTCTCCGGTGAGGAGATACGCCAAGGAGAACGTGATGCCTACAAGGGCGGCGTCGATAGCCACGACGACGTTTCCGCGAAGCGGAACGTGATAGAGTCCGAACAGCAACAGGCTGGCGGCGGTAGCGACCGTCGTCGCCACCGTCGGCGAGAGGCCGCGTGCGGTGAGTCCTTCCGCGAAATTCCCGAGAACGATTCGCCGATAGACGACCTCCTCGTAGACGTTCCCGAGAAGGAACGACTGGAGAAAGGCGACGAACACGACGCCGACGACGAGGGGGACCCCAGCGCCGCTTCCGCCACCGACGGCGAGGTCCACGTCTCGCAGTCCTCGGAGTTCCCCCCAGAAGACCGACACGGCGATTCCGACGACGGTGAACACCGCACCGGCCACGAAGTTCCGAATCCAGTGCCGACCGACGTTCAGACCGAACTCCGTGTACGCCCGGCGTTCAAGCCTCGCGGCAACCACAATCGCCACGACGACGAGGACGACGTACAGCGCGCTCAAGGCCAACAGCGTCAGCACCTCGAGACCGATGGACGACTCCGTGACCGATGGCACGACCGTCCCGAGCGAAACGATTCCGGCCCGGAAAATTGCGAGCGTCAATACGGCCGGCAGAAGACCTCGAAGGGTCGCACGTAGCCGACTCGAATCATCACCTCGGAGAATAGTCATAACATCGTACAAGTAAATATGCGTATATCATAACCGGTTCGGTATCGCTCGGAAAACGCCAGCCGGCCCGTCGCACTTGGCACTCCGGAACGGCGGAACCGACGGTGTCCGCAATCAGTACGCCTCGGCTTCGAGGTCTTCGAGGTGTTGCTGGAGTTCGGGGTACTCCTCGACCCTGACGAAGCCGTACTCACAGCCGCCGTAGAAAGTGTCGGGAATCTCGTTCTCGACCAGCATCAGTTCGGGGTCGGCGTCCACGTGGTTGACCTTCGCCAGCGGGACGACGCGGGCCTCCTCGGTGCCGTCTAAGCAGACCACAGTGCGTTCGCGGAACAGAACCGCGTCGAACTCCAGCGCGTCGTACTCGTCTACCGTGAACACGGTCGGGCGGGACGGAGACATACTCGAACCACCAGCGACCAGAACAATAAACCCACGGCACAGCGACGGGACAGCCCGAAAGGCCGCGATAGGACTCGGCACACAGAACTAAGGCCGAAAACGCCGAGGCAAGGGACATGGAGTACGTTCGACTCGGTTCGACCGGCACCAAAGTATCCGAAATCTGCTTCGGGACGTGGCGCTTCGCCAAGGAGACCGACGGGACCGTCGAGACCGACCGCGGGACCGCCCACGACCTGCTGGACACCGCGTGGGACCACGGAGTCAACTTCATCGACACCGCGAACGTCTACGGCGACCCCAACGGCACCGCCGAGGAGTGGCTCGGCGATTGGCTCTCGGACTACGACCGCGAGGACTTCGTGCTGGCGTCGAAAGTCTACTTCGGGTTCAATGACGGGCCGAACGACCGCGGCCTCTCGCGCAAACACGTCCGGAGCCAGATTCGGGGGACACTCGAACGCCTCGGCACCGACTACCTCGACCTCTACTACATCCATCGCTGGGACGACGAGACGCCAATCGAGGAGACCCTTCGGACCCTGAACGAACTCGTCCGCGAGGGGAAGGTCAACTACCTCGGCGCGAGTTCGATGGCGGCGTGGAAGTTGACCAAGGCGCTCTGGACCAGCGACGTGGAGGGGATAGAGCGCTTCGAAGTCACGCAACCCCGGTTCAACCCGGCCTACCGCGACCCGGTAGCGGACTACCTCAACCTCTGCGCCGACCAAGACCTCGCGGTCTGTCCCTACTCCCCCCTCGAAGGCGGGTTCCTGACCGGGAAGTACGAGCGCGAAGGCGACGGTCCCGAGGGGTCCAGAGGCGACCTCTACGACTGGAAGAACCGGTTCGACGACCGCCAGTGGGACGTGCTGGACGCGATTCGGGAAGTCGCCGACGACGAGGACGCCACGCCCGCCCAAGTCTCGCTTCGGTGGTTGGCCGACCAGCGCGATTTCCGGTGCATCCCCATCGTCGGCGCGCGGACCACCGACCAACTGGAGGAGAATCTGGGTGCGACAGACGTGTCGCTCTCGGACGA
This genomic window from Halorussus lipolyticus contains:
- a CDS encoding M24 family metallopeptidase, which produces MNAFEERTRRCQRRLAEVGADAAVLFPSTNLFYASGFREEPGERHLFLFVPQEGTPAFVAPEMYDEQIRDSSWVEDVRLWADGEDPTDLVAEVADDMDLRGGHLLVDDTMWALFTQDLRETLSEATFGLASEVFEDLRMRKDETEIDALRRAGTLADRVSVEIRELGEEAVGMTESELVAEIERRLGDAGGEEAAFGTIAGSGPNGAKPHHRHGDREIQRGDPVVLDFGAYVDNYPGDQTRTVVFAGDPPAGYEEVHETVREAQQTAVEAVEPGVLAEDIDRKAREVIEEAGYGDEFVHRTGHGVGLDVHESPYIVEGNETELEPGMVFSVEPGIYLPGEFGVRIEDLVVVTDDGCERLNDSPRTWEPL
- a CDS encoding ABC transporter permease, with translation MATADADTSDDPSLAALAKVVLYKKFILLVRYPVNTGAQFLTMIIFFALIFFGGRAVAGAALTRSLEGIIVGFFLFTLSTIAYSGLAWSVTREAQWGTLERLYMSPHGFGTVMVVKTVVNVFMSLLWSGTLLVIMMAMTGRWLIIDPLTVLPLVGLTLLAVLGIGFLFGGLALVYKRIESIFQLVQFGFIALIAAPVDRLAYLKLLPISQGSYLLRTAMRDGTRLWEFPAGELAILVATSVVYLSAGYYCFYRASVRARSEGLLGHY
- a CDS encoding ABC transporter ATP-binding protein, whose protein sequence is MSDGTESVEKPAIHVEGLRKTFGEGEEAVTAIDDVSFEIETGTVVGLLGPNGAGKTTTIKSMLGLIVPDSGTVEIAGIDVHDNPDDAYGKVGAILEGARNIYWRLTVQENLSFFAGLGGDDPEDLRDRHESLLEQFGLADRADTPVNDLSRGMKQKTSLASTLARDVDVVFMDEPTLGLDIETSLELRTELSRLAEREDVTIVLSSHDMDVIETVCDKVLVLNDGGVVEYDEVDALLDLFRTRQYEVTVEPPVEEDVQRRVERAVDADCTDHGDRFTIGFTATEGDELYDVFDLLNAADQELRDVESVEPDLQEVFLRLTETGPEKTGDDSASSSDRSEDGPDANAGGAVASGVSADGDR
- the pdhA gene encoding pyruvate dehydrogenase (acetyl-transferring) E1 component subunit alpha, which gives rise to MVREQVAEFSVEYVQALDEEGTLDDEQAPDVDDEDLLELYRLMRLARRTDERAVALQRRGESGTYAPGIGQEAAQVGSAFALARDDWMVPSFRESAAYLTRGAPVHRLLWYAMGMEEGAEVADRNMPPSIPVGSQALHAAGLGWGQAIRRDETATLTYFGDGATSQGDVYEAMNVSGVLDAHTVFFCQNNQWAISVPRERQSRAETLAQKAISAGIEGIQVDGNDVLGVLGVARDALESARNGNPVLVEALTYRQSMHTTSDDPRVYRSEDDEGDWDARDPIVRFERYLRDEGVLDDDRAAEIADDIEALLSDEIDRARGGREEVEPAEMFDHVFAETPPELRRQKEAFEREESEEGETGPASAEDGLRGEREAGGAEIPESVEKQRDGTADEQRDEDDEVDDRG
- a CDS encoding alpha-ketoacid dehydrogenase subunit beta → MANEIRLVEAIRQALDEEMARDESVIVYGEDVGVNGGVFRATKDLIEEYPEQVYDTPLAEAAILGLGVGLAGAGFRPVPEIQFASFAYQGFHQLVQHASRMRSRTRGTLGVPMTVRMPYGGGIRALELHSESYEAGFAHVPGLKTVVPANPADAKGLLTAAIRDPDPVIVLEPTSRYRASRESVPEGEHVVPLGEAEVVSEGEEVTVVAWGAMVAETIEAVEDADADAEVIDLRTVSPMDSEAILASVRKTGRCVVVHEAPRTGGLAAEIVARINDDALYYLESPVERVTGYDVPFPMFAREAAYRPDADRIRRGIERVLSA
- a CDS encoding NAD(P)-dependent alcohol dehydrogenase — translated: MQAFVMNGIGETGFAEKDRPEPGPNDAILKPTKALICTSDVHTVHGAIGEREDLTLGHEAVGVVDEVGSEVEEFAEGDRVAVGAITPDWGSEAAQDGHSSQSGGALGGWKFANEKDGAFAEYVHVNDADANLAHIPEGVEDEEAVYVCDMLSTGFTAAENAEIPMGGTVAVFAQGPVGLMATKGAELQGAGRIIAVESVPERQELARKYGADEVVNFEEVDPVEKILELTADEGDPAGVDAAIEALGREETLADCVAVTKPGGTISNVGYYGEGETVGIPREAWGVGMAEKDIVTDLCPGGRVRLRRLLRLIDAGRVDPTPMTTHEFDFEDIDEAFELMASKEDGVIKPLVTF
- a CDS encoding CPBP family intramembrane glutamic endopeptidase, with the protein product MTLAIFRAGIVSLGTVVPSVTESSIGLEVLTLLALSALYVVLVVVAIVVAARLERRAYTEFGLNVGRHWIRNFVAGAVFTVVGIAVSVFWGELRGLRDVDLAVGGGSGAGVPLVVGVVFVAFLQSFLLGNVYEEVVYRRIVLGNFAEGLTARGLSPTVATTVATAASLLLFGLYHVPLRGNVVVAIDAALVGITFSLAYLLTGELGLPVGIHFGRVLTELLYGRTIAGVAVPQFVELTRTTLTANLEVKLVRLSVICLFVLAWVYLARGELRLDETVYRASGVRSDAD